A window from Trichomycterus rosablanca isolate fTriRos1 chromosome 21, fTriRos1.hap1, whole genome shotgun sequence encodes these proteins:
- the ankrd31 gene encoding ankyrin repeat domain-containing protein 31 isoform X3: MIHTESQNNTISKNEKNLNTEESQDTVGPAKEGKTPQCQLIHMKADNVYKAKVVSTTDLTPKPLPLFSLSHHMCTEEYAGGLRRSPRINSKTYGQISEIKPQGQPPPKDKDGNSKSRNSSSQGGGTVKAVDVSHPSTRGQQRPAAGVVNQKTEKVLSLPNIQKRNQFGETLLHRTVMKGDVQSVRDMVKVGVSVNVVDNAGWTPLHEAVLKNDYTMAETLIQAGALVNSVGHGGITPLHDAVGLSNIEIVRLLLKNGANPLMKTEIGDSAIDISEDKATETLLRKYTASSSLVPSVSSTTSCVKSEKPGTEACTSTRQLFATEIEACVGPDSADAAHVHNSPKVKPSGQTTPQAKMPPKSCDGHGFLLVRELKPSGLDTLLGAASDSDSDVTVDFTEEQSPSPGHWALSATQDFSRAIHN; encoded by the exons ATGATTCACACTGAAAg tcAGAACAATACCATTAGCAAGAATGAAAAGAATTTGAACACAGAGGAATCACAAG ATACAGTAGGACCTGCAAAGGAGGGCAAGACTCCTCAATGCCAGTTAATCCACATGAAGGCTGATAATGTTTACAAAGCAAAAGTGGTGTCAACAACAGACTTGACTCCCAAACCTTTGCCCCTGTTTAGCCTGTCACATCATATGTGCACTGAAGAGTATGCAGGAGGACTCAGACGATCACCTAGAATTAATAGCAAAACTTATGGTCAGATAAGTGAAATAAAACCTCAAGGACAGCCACCTCCAAAGGACAAAGACGGCAACTCTAAAAGCAG GAATTCATCATCTCAAGGAGGTGGTACTGTTAAAGCCGTGGATGTATCACATCCATCCACACGAGGTCAGCAGAGACCAGCAGCAG GAGTGGTAAACCAAAAGACAGAGAAAGTGTTAAGTCTACCCAACATCCAGAAACGAAACCAGTTTGGAGAGACACTTCTCCACCGTACCGTAATGAAGGGAGACGTTCAGTCTGTGAGAGATATGGTTAAAGTCGGTGTCTCTGTAAATGTGGTGGATAATGCAG GTTGGACTCCTCTTCATGAGGCTGTGCTTAAAAATGATTACACCATGGCAGAGACGCTAATTCAGGCTGGAGCACTAGTGAACTCAGTAGGACATGGGGGAATCACACCTTTACATGATGCAGTGGGACTTTCAAACATTGAG ATTGTACGTCTGCTTCTGAAAAATGGTGCTAATCCACTGATGAAGACTGAGATAGGAGACAGTGCTATAGACATCAGTGAAGACAAGGCAACTGAGACACTGCTAAGAAAATATACAGCTAGCAGTTCCTTAG TTCCAAGTGTGTCCAGCACCACTTCATGTGTAAAAAGTGAAAAGCCAGGAACCGAGGCTTGTACA AGTACAAGACAATTATTTGCCACTGAAATTGAGGCTTGTGTTGGTCCAGACTCAGCAGATGCAGCACATGTACACAACTCTCCAAAAG TGAAGCCCTCAGGTCAGACTACACCCCAAGCAAAAATGCCACCCAAGAGCTGTGATGGCCATGGATTCTTATTGGTCAGAGAGCTAAAACCTTCAGGATTAGACACCTTGTTGGGTGCAGCCAGTGATTCAGACAGTGATGTCACTGTGGATTTCACAGAGGAACAATCACCATCACCTGGACATTGGGCTTTAAGTGCCACTCAGGATTTCTCTAGAGCCATACATAATTAG
- the hmgcra gene encoding 3-hydroxy-3-methylglutaryl-CoA reductase a: protein MLTRLFCLHGLFVASHPWEVIVATVTLTICMMSMNMFTGNNQICGWNFDCPKFDEQVLSSDIIILTITRCIAVVYIYFQFQNLRQIGSKYILGIAGLFTIFSSFVFSTVVIHFLDKELTGLNEALPFFLLLIDLSKACSLAKFALSSNSQGEVRENIARGMAVLGPAFTLDALVECLVIGVGTMSGVRQLEIMCCFGCMSILANYFVFMTFFPACVSLVLEISRESREGHPIWQISQFASVLEEEEDNKPNPVTQRVKMIMSLGLVMVHAHSRWIADPTSLNTTMDVPQVVMRVNGNTPRRIEPDMPLWQFYMSRMISMDIEQVITLGLALFLAVKYIFFEQVETESTLSLKVSNSSSVPTQKGSPDQCCRKEAPILPSKNEKLASLPPVITKEEIDLVIKPLPIVSEPVPKSTFVVGEEENFDSADVEESQPSVPLEPRPVDACLTILKNPQMGARYLSDAEVIMLVNAKHIPAYKLESMMEKPERGVMIRRKMLCPKLPKTSALTTLPYKDYDYSQVMGTCCENVIGYMPVPVGVAGPLLLDGKQLQVPLATTEGCLVASTNRGCRAIALSGEANSRLLADGMTRGPVVRLPSACQAAEVKAWLESPEGFKCIKESFDHTSRFARLEKLLIGLASRNLYIRFQSRTGDAMGMNMISKGTEQALARLKEKFPELQVLAVSGNYCTDKKPAAINWIEGRGKSVVCEATIPARVVKEILKTTTEALVDVNINKNLVGSAMAGSIGGYNAHAANIVAAIYIACGQDPAQTVGSSNCITLMEAAGPTGEDLYISCTMPSIELGTVGGGTNLAPQQACLQMLGVQGANEVCPGENAQQLARVVCATVLAGELSLMSALAAGHLVKSHMTHNRSKVNLQETPGTCTKQAS, encoded by the exons ATGCTGACGAGACTTTTCTGTCTTCACGGCCTGTTTGTGGCCTCCCACCCCTGGGAAGTGATCGTGGCCACTGTGACTCTCACCATCTGCATGATGTCCATGAACATGTTCACTGGCAATAACCAAATTTGTGGTTGGAATTTCGACTGCCCCAAGTTTGACGAG CAAGTCCTCAGTAGTGACATCATCATTTTGACCATCACCAGATGTATCGCAGTGGTTTACATTTACTTCCAATTCCAAAATCTCAGACAGATCGGATCAAAATATATCCTTG GTATTGCTGGCCTTTTCACAATCTTTTCAAGTTTTGTCTTCAGTACTGTTGTGATTCATTTCTTGGATAAGGAGCTGACAGGTCTAAA TGAAGCATTGCCATtcttcctgctcctgattgacCTCTCTAAAGCCTGTTCTCTGGCCAAGTTTGCACTGAGTTCAAACTCACAG GGAGAAGTGAGAGAAAATATTGCCAGAGGGATGGCTGTTTTGGGCCCAGCCTTTACTCTGGATGCCCTGGTGGAGTGCCTAGTAATTGGTGTTGGTACCATGTCAG GTGTTCGACAACTTGAAATCATGTGCTGTTTTGGATGCATGTCCATCCTGGCCAACTACTTTGTCTTCATGACTTTCTTCCCAGCTTGTGTTTCATTAGTGCTTGAG ATATCCAGAGAGAGCAGAGAGGGGCATCCTATCTGGCAGATAAGCCAATTTGCTAGTGTGTTGGAGGAAGAGGAAGATAATAAACCCAATCCTGTTACCCAGAGAGTCAAGATGATCAtg TCTCTTGGCCTGGTGATGGTTCATGCTCACAGCCGATGGATTGCAGATCCCACATCTCTAAACACAACCATGGACGTGCCCCAAGTGGTCATGAGAGTAAATGGCAACACACCCAGGAGGATTGAACCTGATATGCCCCTGTGGCAGTTTTACATGTCCAG AATGATCAGCATGGACATTGAGCAGGTCATCACTCTGGGTCTTGCCCTTTTCCTGGCAGTAAAGTACATCTTCTTCGAGCAGGTGGAAACAGAGTCCACACTATCTCTAAAAGTCTCTAATTCCAGTTCCGTGCCTACACAAAAAGGATCTCCTGACCAGTGCTGCAGGAAGGAAGCACCCATCCTCCCTAGCAAAAATGAGAAGCttgcctctcttcctccagtAATAACTAAAGAAGAAATAG ATCTAGTCATTAAGCCCTTGCCTATTGTGAGTGAACCAGTTCCAAAAAGCACATTTGTGGTGGGAGAGGAGGAAAACTTTGACAGTGCTGATGTGGAGGAGTCTCAGCCCAGTGTACCGTTAGAGCCCCGACCAGTGGACGCATGCCTGACCATTCTGAAAAACCCACAG ATGGGTGCTCGATACCTGAGTGATGCTGAGGTGATCATGTTAGTGAATGCCAAGCACATTCCTGCTTACAAACTGGAGTCCATGATGGAGAAGCCAGAGAGAGGGGTGATGATCCGCAGAAAAATGCTTTGCCCCAAACTCCCTAAAACATCTGCTCTTACCACTCTTCCATACAAAGATTATGACTACTCTCAG GTGATGGGAACTTGCTGCGAGAACGTGATTGGTTACATGCCTGTACCAGTGGGTGTTGCAGGTCCTCTGCTGTTGGACGGAAAACAACTTCAGGTCCCCCTGGCAACAACCGAGGGCTGTCTTGTGGCCAGTACTAACAGAGGCTGCAGAGCCATTGCT CTGTCCGGCGAAGCTAACAGCAGGCTTTTGGCTGATGGGATGACTCGTGGTCCAGTGGTTCGCCTGCCTTCTGCCTGCCAAGCTGCAGAGGTCAAGGCCTGGCTGGAGAGTCCTGAGGGCTTCAAGTGCATCAAGGAATCATTTGACCACACAAGCAG gTTTGCTCGTTTGGAGAAGCTTCTGATTGGCCTTGCGTCACGCAATCTGTATATACGTTTTCAGTCCAGAACTGGAGATGCTATGGGAATGAACATGATTTCAAAG GGCACAGAGCAGGCTCTGGCTAGGCTTAAAGAGAAATTCCCAGAATTGCAGGTCCTGGCGGTCAGTGGCAACTACTGCACTGACAAAAAACCTGCTGCTATTAACTGGATTGAGGGCAGGGGCAAATCTGTGGTGTGTGAAGCCACCATACCTGCCAGGGTGGTCAAAGAG ATTTTGAAGACGACTACAGAAGCTCTGGTGGATGTAAACATCAATAAGAACCTTGTGGGTTCTGCCATGGCAGGAAGTATTGGGGGCTACAATGCTCATGCAGCCAACATAGTTGCTGCTATTTACATCGCCTGTGGGCAG GACCCCGCTCAGACTGTGGGAAGCTCAAACTGTATTACTTTGATGGAAGCTGCAGGCCCTACAGGAGAGGATCTCTACATCAGCTGTACCATGCCCTCCATCGAGCTGGGCACTGTGGGAGGGGGTACCAACCTGGCACCCCAGCAAGCATGtctgcag atgTTAGGTGTACAAGGTGCCAATGAGGTGTGCCCGGGTGAGAATGCACAACAGCTTGCCAGAGTGGTGTGTGCCACTGTGCTGGCAGGTGAGCTGTCGCTTATGTCTGCCCTCGCAGCAGGACACCTTGTCAAAAGCCACATGACACATAATAG GTCAAAAGTAAATTTACAGGAAACCCCTGGAACCTGCACAAAACAAGCATCTTAA
- the ankrd31 gene encoding ankyrin repeat domain-containing protein 31 isoform X1, producing the protein MESGTSTDPEEVILTDPESEEVDERFYINRLMLGTTEPFSSPSLLNNPLCDNGISPQIARLPQRGLRRPVENSQIIDSVMIHTESQNNTISKNEKNLNTEESQDTVGPAKEGKTPQCQLIHMKADNVYKAKVVSTTDLTPKPLPLFSLSHHMCTEEYAGGLRRSPRINSKTYGQISEIKPQGQPPPKDKDGNSKSRNSSSQGGGTVKAVDVSHPSTRGQQRPAAGVVNQKTEKVLSLPNIQKRNQFGETLLHRTVMKGDVQSVRDMVKVGVSVNVVDNAGWTPLHEAVLKNDYTMAETLIQAGALVNSVGHGGITPLHDAVGLSNIEIVRLLLKNGANPLMKTEIGDSAIDISEDKATETLLRKYTASSSLVPSVSSTTSCVKSEKPGTEACTSTRQLFATEIEACVGPDSADAAHVHNSPKVKPSGQTTPQAKMPPKSCDGHGFLLVRELKPSGLDTLLGAASDSDSDVTVDFTEEQSPSPGHWALSATQDFSRAIHN; encoded by the exons ATGGAGTCGGGTACATCTACAGACCCAGAAGAGGTGATTTTAACTGACCCGGAGAGTGAAGAGGTTGATGAAAGGTTTTACATAAACAG GTTGATGCTGGGTACTACAGAACCATTTTCATCACCTTCTCTTCTTAATAACCCACTATGTGACAATG GAATTTCTCCGCAGATTGCTCGTTTACCACAGAGAGGTTTAAGAAGACCGGTTGAAAACAGTCAG ATCATCGACAGCGTAATGATTCACACTGAAAg tcAGAACAATACCATTAGCAAGAATGAAAAGAATTTGAACACAGAGGAATCACAAG ATACAGTAGGACCTGCAAAGGAGGGCAAGACTCCTCAATGCCAGTTAATCCACATGAAGGCTGATAATGTTTACAAAGCAAAAGTGGTGTCAACAACAGACTTGACTCCCAAACCTTTGCCCCTGTTTAGCCTGTCACATCATATGTGCACTGAAGAGTATGCAGGAGGACTCAGACGATCACCTAGAATTAATAGCAAAACTTATGGTCAGATAAGTGAAATAAAACCTCAAGGACAGCCACCTCCAAAGGACAAAGACGGCAACTCTAAAAGCAG GAATTCATCATCTCAAGGAGGTGGTACTGTTAAAGCCGTGGATGTATCACATCCATCCACACGAGGTCAGCAGAGACCAGCAGCAG GAGTGGTAAACCAAAAGACAGAGAAAGTGTTAAGTCTACCCAACATCCAGAAACGAAACCAGTTTGGAGAGACACTTCTCCACCGTACCGTAATGAAGGGAGACGTTCAGTCTGTGAGAGATATGGTTAAAGTCGGTGTCTCTGTAAATGTGGTGGATAATGCAG GTTGGACTCCTCTTCATGAGGCTGTGCTTAAAAATGATTACACCATGGCAGAGACGCTAATTCAGGCTGGAGCACTAGTGAACTCAGTAGGACATGGGGGAATCACACCTTTACATGATGCAGTGGGACTTTCAAACATTGAG ATTGTACGTCTGCTTCTGAAAAATGGTGCTAATCCACTGATGAAGACTGAGATAGGAGACAGTGCTATAGACATCAGTGAAGACAAGGCAACTGAGACACTGCTAAGAAAATATACAGCTAGCAGTTCCTTAG TTCCAAGTGTGTCCAGCACCACTTCATGTGTAAAAAGTGAAAAGCCAGGAACCGAGGCTTGTACA AGTACAAGACAATTATTTGCCACTGAAATTGAGGCTTGTGTTGGTCCAGACTCAGCAGATGCAGCACATGTACACAACTCTCCAAAAG TGAAGCCCTCAGGTCAGACTACACCCCAAGCAAAAATGCCACCCAAGAGCTGTGATGGCCATGGATTCTTATTGGTCAGAGAGCTAAAACCTTCAGGATTAGACACCTTGTTGGGTGCAGCCAGTGATTCAGACAGTGATGTCACTGTGGATTTCACAGAGGAACAATCACCATCACCTGGACATTGGGCTTTAAGTGCCACTCAGGATTTCTCTAGAGCCATACATAATTAG
- the ankrd31 gene encoding ankyrin repeat domain-containing protein 31 isoform X2, with product MESGTSTDPEEVILTDPESEEVDERFYINRLMLGTTEPFSSPSLLNNPLCDNGISPQIARLPQRGLRRPVENSQIIDSVMIHTESQNNTISKNEKNLNTEESQDTVGPAKEGKTPQCHLSHHMCTEEYAGGLRRSPRINSKTYGQISEIKPQGQPPPKDKDGNSKSRNSSSQGGGTVKAVDVSHPSTRGQQRPAAGVVNQKTEKVLSLPNIQKRNQFGETLLHRTVMKGDVQSVRDMVKVGVSVNVVDNAGWTPLHEAVLKNDYTMAETLIQAGALVNSVGHGGITPLHDAVGLSNIEIVRLLLKNGANPLMKTEIGDSAIDISEDKATETLLRKYTASSSLVPSVSSTTSCVKSEKPGTEACTSTRQLFATEIEACVGPDSADAAHVHNSPKVKPSGQTTPQAKMPPKSCDGHGFLLVRELKPSGLDTLLGAASDSDSDVTVDFTEEQSPSPGHWALSATQDFSRAIHN from the exons ATGGAGTCGGGTACATCTACAGACCCAGAAGAGGTGATTTTAACTGACCCGGAGAGTGAAGAGGTTGATGAAAGGTTTTACATAAACAG GTTGATGCTGGGTACTACAGAACCATTTTCATCACCTTCTCTTCTTAATAACCCACTATGTGACAATG GAATTTCTCCGCAGATTGCTCGTTTACCACAGAGAGGTTTAAGAAGACCGGTTGAAAACAGTCAG ATCATCGACAGCGTAATGATTCACACTGAAAg tcAGAACAATACCATTAGCAAGAATGAAAAGAATTTGAACACAGAGGAATCACAAG ATACAGTAGGACCTGCAAAGGAGGGCAAGACTCCTCAATGCCA CCTGTCACATCATATGTGCACTGAAGAGTATGCAGGAGGACTCAGACGATCACCTAGAATTAATAGCAAAACTTATGGTCAGATAAGTGAAATAAAACCTCAAGGACAGCCACCTCCAAAGGACAAAGACGGCAACTCTAAAAGCAG GAATTCATCATCTCAAGGAGGTGGTACTGTTAAAGCCGTGGATGTATCACATCCATCCACACGAGGTCAGCAGAGACCAGCAGCAG GAGTGGTAAACCAAAAGACAGAGAAAGTGTTAAGTCTACCCAACATCCAGAAACGAAACCAGTTTGGAGAGACACTTCTCCACCGTACCGTAATGAAGGGAGACGTTCAGTCTGTGAGAGATATGGTTAAAGTCGGTGTCTCTGTAAATGTGGTGGATAATGCAG GTTGGACTCCTCTTCATGAGGCTGTGCTTAAAAATGATTACACCATGGCAGAGACGCTAATTCAGGCTGGAGCACTAGTGAACTCAGTAGGACATGGGGGAATCACACCTTTACATGATGCAGTGGGACTTTCAAACATTGAG ATTGTACGTCTGCTTCTGAAAAATGGTGCTAATCCACTGATGAAGACTGAGATAGGAGACAGTGCTATAGACATCAGTGAAGACAAGGCAACTGAGACACTGCTAAGAAAATATACAGCTAGCAGTTCCTTAG TTCCAAGTGTGTCCAGCACCACTTCATGTGTAAAAAGTGAAAAGCCAGGAACCGAGGCTTGTACA AGTACAAGACAATTATTTGCCACTGAAATTGAGGCTTGTGTTGGTCCAGACTCAGCAGATGCAGCACATGTACACAACTCTCCAAAAG TGAAGCCCTCAGGTCAGACTACACCCCAAGCAAAAATGCCACCCAAGAGCTGTGATGGCCATGGATTCTTATTGGTCAGAGAGCTAAAACCTTCAGGATTAGACACCTTGTTGGGTGCAGCCAGTGATTCAGACAGTGATGTCACTGTGGATTTCACAGAGGAACAATCACCATCACCTGGACATTGGGCTTTAAGTGCCACTCAGGATTTCTCTAGAGCCATACATAATTAG